A window of the Hordeum vulgare subsp. vulgare chromosome 5H, MorexV3_pseudomolecules_assembly, whole genome shotgun sequence genome harbors these coding sequences:
- the LOC123452260 gene encoding major pollen allergen Ole e 10, whose translation MRTYLPPSAGRVKNCDLRNQAATRLMLLLYFILHFAAVSAQQEDGNWEKQWCIEDEQRPDGILQIALSWACGPGGADCTMIEPNKSCYLPNTVRDDASYAFNSYWQKYKKHGGSCYFNAAAMVTNLNPSRNSCNFEVVP comes from the exons ATGCGTACATACTTACCACCAAGTGCAGGCAGAGTGAAGAACTGCGATCTGAGGAACCAAGCAGCAACAAGGCTGATGCTGCTACTTTATTTTATCCTTCACTTTGCCGCAGTTTCGGCTCAGCAAG AGGATGGTAACTGGGAGAAGCAATGGTGCATAGAGGATGAGCAAAGACCAGATGGTATCCTACAGATTGCTCTTAGCTGGGCATGTGGTCCTGGAGGTGCAGATTGTACGATGATTGAGCCTAACAAATCATGTTACCTACCCAATACAGTCAGGGACGATGCATCTTATGCCTTCAACAGCTACTGGCAAAAATACAAGAAACATGGTGGTTCTTGCTACTTCAATGCAGCTGCAATGGTCACCAACCTAAATCCAA GTCGTAACTCATGTAACTTTGAAGTAGTGCCCTGA
- the LOC123452258 gene encoding protein TORNADO 1 has product MGDGIIMVPSPSNQEYIRDVAEIDLQEFKDIENIAFYQVAANSGSGLSMESERSLRIHICADRNGVNFLLEFLHHLVDSKESYRGVTNLLFHGIEWQPEAIQLLCSYLGPVSNVKQVEFQKNVFSTKSAVALVPLSEMLQRNNTLKAVVFNDCRIGATGATLLASALGNNRSVEEFQVWEDSMGSKGAEELSKMIEVNYMLKLLIILDNSSIPAAPLISAVLARNRRVEVHIWGRSRDTRGGMDNCKIVEFLPETGNMRIYNNINSTGLQRVACALAWNTTVTTLDMTGVPLKSRWTKELREVLDRNRSLKVVKLTKCCLRDKAVVYIAAGLFKNKYLESLTLDGNRFGGVGLEHLLCPLSTFSPLQTQANSTLKVLSFGGKRTNIGRYGVAAILQMLETNQSLIQLAICDDASLTSSDVVNIFTTLQRNATLRILSFRGCKGVEGEAVLQTIMNTLQVNPWIEEIDLHETPLHVAGKTGQIYEKLGQNGSLVLPNDLLDLPLSAPTCCRVVLCGQELAGKSTLCSSMNRCMNAMNFPRMDVRKTLKTPVEQMPFSDENKMNSIFDGNTKLTMCNLGGNEGNFALHDFMFVVLGGPSFFMIVSSLVGKPATKYPKSIDEIEWELIYWLRFLISNYRRRVSQLHSFRPCVTIVLTHYDKVSHLPEGLQPIATVVQRLREDFHSDAEIYPTVFAVDSRSLVSVSKLTHHLRKTTKTIIQQVPQVYEVCNDLIKILHDWRLKNSRAVIRWAEFCEICQLNIPSLRLRSRRDNVEKVDTRRRAVAKSLHTLGEIVFFEELGLLVMNCEWFCRDVLSQLATLKSIKIESSGGFVHKEELEKVLQEKLQNQIPRTNWRTGASLQASDIINILLELELCYEQDPGNPHTLLLLPAILEENKVGTEKWQLTMPECRFVGRRLECEDIHMLLTSDFFPRLQVRLHNKIMCLGQQEAVYNLEKNLIYTVINGVHVKVELGMRFGSSIDVLACSGRNITDMVRLLHKFVIPTILNLSPNMTFKENILRPDCVKYLIPRRFRATQQLPLKKIKQILLSLPAESIYDYQHTWNAVESNRRLILRSGSDHARDLLSDDDFHEVLHRRYYDLQFLATELAVTPDNLQQPETIPEAGVVDPSILGIARGVEMVLQRLKIIEQGIRDLKEEIASLRYYEYHLVTELHRKMDYVMNYSIQLEDRKVPQMFYLVSLDNRSRKLVTRILPGMRSLRVHMLCEFRREMHVVEDQIGCDLIQVDNQAVQSLLPYMSKFMKLLTFALKIGAHFIVGMGEMIPDLSREVVHLLDSSAMYGAASVGALGAAAMYGRARNSGTNDMGEDMKAARQWLVDFLRGQGVLTGMDIAQRFGLWRVRYRDDGHIGWVCRKHIAARGDEVFELPL; this is encoded by the exons ATGGGTGATGGGATCATCATGGTACCATCACCATCTAACCAGGAGTATATCAGAGATGTTGCAGAAATTGATTTACAGGAGTTCAAGGACATCGAGAACATTGCGTTCTACCAGGTTGCAGCAAACTCGGGATCGGGCTTGTCAATGGAAAGTGAGAGATCACTAAGGATCCATATTTGTGCAGACCGCAATGGTGTCAACTTTCTGCTTGAGTTTCTGCATCATCTTGTGGATTCGAAAGAGAGCTACAGAGGTGTGACTAACCTTCTTTTTCATGGTATTGAATGGCAGCCTGAAGCAATCCAACTTCTCTGTTCATACTTAGGCCCTGTCTCAAATGTGAAGCAGGTGGAGTTCCAAAAAAATGTGTTTAGCACAAAATCAGCTGTTGCTTTAGTCCCACTCTCAGAAATGCTCCAAAGGAACAACACCTTGAAAGCCGTTGTTTTCAATGATTGTAGAATTGGAGCCACTGGAGCCACACTGCTTGCGTCAGCTTTGGGAAACAACAGAAGCGTTGAAGAGTTTCAAGTATGGGAAGACTCCATGGGCTCCAAGGGAGCAGAAGAACTCTCCAAGATGATTGAGGTGAACTATATGTTGAAGCTGTTGATTATACTTGACAACAGCTCCATTCCAGCGGCCCCGCTTATCTCTGCTGTGCTGGCACGCAATCGCAGAGTGGAGGTGCATATATGGGGACGCAGTCGTGATACAAGAGGTGGCATGGACAACTGTAAAATTGTTGAGTTCCTGCCAGAAACTGGAAACATGAGGATTTACAACAATATCAATTCTACAGGCCTACAACGGGTTGCTTGTGCTTTGGCGTGGAACACCACGGTGACAACATTGGACATGACAGGTGTCCCTCTGAAGTCCAGATGGACCAAAGAACTTCGAGAGGTCCTCGACCGGAATAGGAGCCTAAAAGTTGTCAAACTTACCAAGTGTTGCCTCAGGGACAAAGCAGTGGTGTACATAGCTGCAGGACTATTCAAGAACAAGTATTTAGAGAGTTTGACTTTGGATGGGAATCGCTTTGGTGGAGTTGGGTTGGAGCATTTGTTATGCCCTCTTAGCACATTCTCACCACTTCAGACACAAGCCAATTCCACTTTGAAGGTTTTGAGTTTTGGGGGAAAGAGAACAaatataggtagatatggtgtggCTGCAATCTTGCAGATGTTGGAGACAAACCAGAGCCTCATTCAGCTGGCAATATGTGATGATGCAAGCCTGACATCAAGTGATGTGGTCAATATATTTACAACCTTACAAAGGAATGCCACTCTTCGAATTTTATCATTCAGAGGGTGCAAGGGAGTTGAGGGGGAGGCAGTCTTACAGACCATTATGAATACTTTGCAGGTCAATCCATGGATTGAAGAAATTGATCTTCATGAAACACCTTTGCATGTTGCAGGCAAGACAGGCCAAATATATGAGAAACTTGGTCAGAACGGGAGTTTGGTTCTGCCAAATGATTTGCTTGATTTGCCACTAAGTGCTCCTACATGCTGCCGAGTTGTTCTGTGCGGCCAAGAATTAGCAG GTAAAAGCACGCTATGTAGCTCCATGAATCGGTGCATGAATGCAATGAATTTTCCTCGCATGGATGTTAGAAAAACTCTGAAGACTCCAGTTGAGCAAATGCCATTCAGCGATGAGAATAAGATGAACTCAATCTTTGATGGCAACACAAAGTTGACAATGTGTAATCTTGGTGGAAATGAAGGAAATTTTGCGTTGCATGATTTCATGTTCGTGGTGCTTGGTGGTCCAAGCTTTTTCATGATTGTGTCTAGTTTGGTTGGAAAGCCTGCTACTAAATATCCAAAAAGCATAGATGAGATTGAATGGGAACTCATATATTGGTTGAGGTTCTTGATTTCAAATTATAGGCGGAGAGTGTCACAGTTACACTCGTTTCGACCCTGTGTAACTATAGTTCTCACCCATTATGACAAGGTGTCTCATCTACCAGAAGGGCTACAGCCAATTGCTACCGTTGTACAAAGGCTCAGAGAAGACTTCCATTCAGATGCAGAAATTTACCCCACTGTTTTTGCTGTGGACTCGAGATCATTGGTTTCAGTAAGCAAACTCACTCATCACTTGCGaaagacaacaaagacaataaTCCAACAAGTTCCTCAAGTTTATGAAGTATGTAATGATTTGATCAAGATCTTGCATGACTGGAGGTTGAAGAATAGCAGAGCAGTGATAAGGTGGGCTGAGTTCTGCGAGATATGCCAGCTCAACATTCCATCGCTAAGGTTGAGATCGAGGCGTGATAATGTGGAGAAAGTGGACACACGGAGACGTGCTGTTGCTAAATCACTGCATACCTTGGGTGAAATAGTATTTTTTGAGGAACTTGGACTTCTGGTAATGAATTGTGAATGGTTCTGCCGAGATGTCCTCAGCCAACTAGCCACATTGAAGTCAATCAAGATAGAGAGCAGTGGTGGTTTTGTCCATAAAGAGGAGCTGGAGAAGGTTCTGCAAGAGAAGCTGCAGAACCAAATTCCAAGAACAAACTGGAGAACTGGTGCATCCTTACAGGCCAGTGATATCATAAATATATTGCTGGAACTCGAATTGTGCTATGAACAGGACCCTGGGAACCCACATACATTACTTCTACTACCAGCCATTCTTGAGGAAAACAAAGTAGGGACTGAAAAATGGCAGTTAACTATGCCGGAATGTAGATTTGTTGGAAGGCGTCTCGAATGTGAAGATATACACATGCTCCTGACAAGTGACTTCTTTCCAAGACTGCAG GTTCGTCTGCATAACAAAATCATGTGTCTTGGACAGCAGGAAGCAGTTTATAACCTCGAGAAAAACCTTATTTATACAGTGATCAATGGTGTCCATGTAAAGGTGGAGCTAGGAATGAGGTTTGGCTCATCCATAGATGTTCTTGCATGCTCCGGTAGAAACATTACGGACATGGTGAGGCTACTCCACAAGTTTGTTATCCCAACAATACTGAATTTGTCTCCCAATATGACGTTCAAGGAAAACATTCTCAGGCCTGACTGTGTGAAATATCTCATACCACGAAGGTTCCGTGCAACTCAGCAGCTCCCTctgaaaaaaataaagcaaattcTACTGTCACTGCCGGCAGAAAGCATATATGATTATCAGCATACCTGGAATGCAGTTGAAAGCAATAGAAGGCTCATCTTAAGATCAGGATCCGACCATGCTAGAGATCTGCTATCAGATGATGACTTCCATGAAGTTCTGCACCGCAGGTACTATGATTTACAGTTTCTCGCAACTGAACTCGCTGTCACCCCGGACAatctgcagcagcctgaaaccatCCCTGAAGCAGGCGTGGTCGATCCCTCCATCCTGGGCATCGCGAGAGGGGTCGAGATGGTTCTCCAAAGACTGAAGATAATAGAGCAAGGAATAAGGGACCTGAAGGAAGAGATTGCAAGCTTGAGGTACTACGAATATCACCTTGTGACCGAGCTCCACAGGAAAATGGACTACGTGATGAACTACAGCATTCAACTGGAAGACAGAAAAGTGCCCCAGATGTTCTATCTTGTCAGCCTAGACAACCGCTCCAGGAAGCTGGTCACGAGAATCCTGCCCGGCATGCGATCCCTACGGGTGCACATGCTGTGCGAATTCCGAAGGGAGATGCATGTGGTGGAGGATCAGATCGGGTGCGATCTGATCCAGGTGGACAACCAAGCGGTGCAGTCCCTGCTGCCCTACATGAGCAAGTTCATGAAGCTCCTGACGTTTGCCCTGAAGATCGGCGCGCATTTCATCGTCGGGATGGGGGAGATGATCCCtgacctgagcagggaggtggtGCACCTGCTCGACTCCTCAGCCATGTACGGTGCCGCATCGGTGGGGGCTCTAGGTGCGGCAGCGATGTATGGAAGGGCGAGGAACAGCGGCACCAATGACATGGGGGAGGACATGAAAGCGGCCAGGCAGTGGCTCGTGGATTTCTTGAGAGGGCAAGGGGTTCTGACAGGGATGGACATTGCGCAGAGGTTTGGCCTGTGGCGCGTTCGGTACAGAGACGACGGCCACATTGGGTGGGTCTGCAGGAAGCACATCGCCGCGAGAGGGGACGAGGTGTTCGAGCTGCCGCTCTGA
- the LOC123452262 gene encoding transmembrane protein 256 homolog isoform X1: MVMPTDPMLWHKVAAVSGVAALGLGTYGAHMFRPQNPRYKEIWQTASLYHLVHTAALLGAPMTKRPNVFGGLLTTGIVLFSGTCYTVAYLEDRKFSSPAPIGGFAFIAAWASLLF, translated from the exons atggTGATGCCCACGGACCCGATGCTATGGCACAAGGTGGCCGCCGTCTCCG GGGTCGCTGCTCTTGGACTGGGCACCTATGGAGCGCACATGTTCCGCCCCCAGAACCCTAGATACAAGGAG ATTTGGCAGACCGCGTCCCTGTACCACCTCGTCCACACTGCGGCCTTGCTCGGGGCTCCCATGACCAAGCGCCCCAACGTC TTCGGAGGCCTTCTGACAACTGGAATTGTGCTCTTCTCTGGAAC GTGCTACACCGTGGCTTACCTTGAAGACAGGAAGTTCTCTTCACCGGCGCCGATTGGTGGCTTTGCATTCATTGCTGCATGGGCCAGCCTGCTCTTCTGA
- the LOC123452262 gene encoding transmembrane protein 256 homolog isoform X2 produces the protein MAQGVAALGLGTYGAHMFRPQNPRYKEIWQTASLYHLVHTAALLGAPMTKRPNVFGGLLTTGIVLFSGTCYTVAYLEDRKFSSPAPIGGFAFIAAWASLLF, from the exons ATGGCACAAG GGGTCGCTGCTCTTGGACTGGGCACCTATGGAGCGCACATGTTCCGCCCCCAGAACCCTAGATACAAGGAG ATTTGGCAGACCGCGTCCCTGTACCACCTCGTCCACACTGCGGCCTTGCTCGGGGCTCCCATGACCAAGCGCCCCAACGTC TTCGGAGGCCTTCTGACAACTGGAATTGTGCTCTTCTCTGGAAC GTGCTACACCGTGGCTTACCTTGAAGACAGGAAGTTCTCTTCACCGGCGCCGATTGGTGGCTTTGCATTCATTGCTGCATGGGCCAGCCTGCTCTTCTGA